The proteins below come from a single Pseudomonas chlororaphis genomic window:
- a CDS encoding transporter translates to MKFSQFFISRPIFAAVLSLLILIAGAISLFQLPISEYPEVVPPTVVVRANFPGANPKVIGETVAAPLEQAITGVENMLYMSSQSTADGKITLTITFALGTDLDNAQVQVQNRVTRTEPKLPEEVTRIGITVDKASPDLTMVVHLTSPDKRYDMLYLSNYALLNIKDELARLGGVGDVQLFGMGDYSLRVWLDPNKTASRNLTATDVVTAIREQNRQVAAGALGAPPAPNAQAFQLSINTQGRLVSEEEFENIIIRSGANGEITRLKDIARVELGSSQYALRSLLDNQPAVAIPIFQRPGSNAIQISNDVRAKMDELKKGFPAGMDYSIVYDPTIFVRGSIEAVVHTLFEALILVVLVVILFLQTWRASIIPLVAVPVSLIGTFAVMHLFGFSLNALSLFGLVLAIGIVVDDAIVVVENVERNIELGLAPVEATKKAMGEVTGPIIATALVLCAVFVPAAFISGLTGQFYKQFALTIAISTVISAINSLTLSPALAAVLLKGHDAPKDRFSRFLDKLFGGWLFRPFNRFFERASHGYVGTVARVIRSSGIALLLYAGLMVLTFFGFSNTPTGFVPGQDKQYLVAFAQLPDAASLDRTEDVIKRMSDLALKQPGVESAVAFPGLSINGFTNSPNAGIVFVTLKPFDERKDPSQSAGAIAGALNGQFAGIQEAYMAIFPPPPVQGLGTIGGFRLQIEDRGNLGYDELYKETMNIITKSRSVPELAGLFTSYTVNVPQVDAAIDREKAKTHGVAVSDIFDTLQIYLGSLYANDFNRFGRTYQVNVQAEQQFRLEADQIGQLKVRNNRGEMIPLATFIKVSDTSGPDRVMHYNGFITAEINGAAAPGYSSGQAEKAIEKLLKDELPNGMTYEWTDLTYQQILSGNTALFVFPLCVLLAFLVLAAQYESWSLPLAVILIVPMTLLSAITGVIVSGGDNNIFTQIGLIVLVGLACKNAILIVEFAKDKQLEGMNPLAAVLEACRLRLRPILMTSFAFVMGVVPLVFSSGAGAEMRHAMGVAVFSGMLGVTFFGLLLTPVFYVLIRNFVERSEARKAARALKLEAQQ, encoded by the coding sequence ATGAAATTTTCCCAGTTCTTCATTTCGCGGCCGATCTTCGCAGCGGTGCTCTCGCTGCTGATCCTGATCGCCGGCGCCATCTCGCTGTTCCAATTGCCGATCAGCGAATACCCCGAAGTGGTGCCGCCGACCGTCGTGGTCCGCGCCAACTTCCCCGGCGCCAACCCCAAGGTCATCGGCGAAACCGTGGCCGCGCCCCTGGAACAAGCCATCACCGGTGTCGAGAACATGCTGTACATGTCCTCGCAATCGACCGCTGACGGCAAGATCACCCTGACCATCACCTTCGCCCTGGGCACCGACCTGGACAACGCCCAGGTGCAGGTGCAGAACCGCGTCACCCGGACCGAGCCCAAGCTGCCGGAAGAAGTGACCCGGATCGGCATCACGGTGGACAAGGCCTCGCCCGACTTGACCATGGTCGTGCACTTGACCTCGCCGGACAAACGCTACGACATGCTCTACCTGTCCAACTACGCCCTGCTCAACATCAAGGACGAGCTGGCGCGCCTGGGTGGCGTGGGTGATGTGCAGTTGTTCGGCATGGGCGACTACTCCCTGCGAGTCTGGCTGGACCCGAACAAGACCGCCTCGCGCAACCTGACCGCCACCGATGTGGTCACCGCGATCCGTGAACAGAACCGCCAAGTGGCCGCCGGTGCCCTGGGTGCGCCACCGGCGCCGAATGCCCAGGCCTTCCAGCTCTCGATCAACACCCAGGGTCGCCTGGTAAGTGAGGAAGAGTTCGAGAACATCATCATTCGTTCCGGCGCCAACGGCGAGATCACGCGCCTGAAGGACATCGCCCGGGTCGAGTTGGGCTCCAGCCAATACGCCCTGCGTTCGCTGCTGGACAACCAGCCGGCGGTGGCGATCCCGATCTTCCAACGTCCCGGTTCCAACGCCATCCAGATCTCCAACGACGTTCGCGCCAAGATGGACGAACTGAAGAAGGGCTTCCCGGCCGGCATGGACTACAGCATCGTCTATGACCCGACGATCTTCGTTCGCGGCTCCATCGAAGCGGTGGTCCACACCCTGTTCGAAGCACTGATCCTTGTAGTGCTGGTGGTGATCCTGTTCCTGCAAACCTGGCGCGCCTCGATCATTCCGTTGGTGGCGGTGCCGGTCTCGCTGATCGGTACGTTCGCCGTGATGCATCTATTCGGCTTCTCGCTGAACGCCCTCTCGCTGTTCGGTCTGGTATTGGCCATCGGTATCGTGGTGGACGACGCCATCGTGGTGGTGGAGAACGTCGAGCGGAACATCGAGTTGGGCCTGGCCCCTGTAGAAGCGACCAAAAAGGCGATGGGCGAAGTGACCGGGCCAATCATCGCCACTGCCCTGGTGCTGTGCGCGGTATTCGTACCGGCGGCATTCATCAGTGGCTTGACCGGGCAGTTCTATAAGCAGTTTGCGTTGACCATCGCGATTTCCACGGTGATCTCGGCGATCAACTCCCTGACCCTGTCCCCTGCCCTGGCCGCTGTGTTGCTCAAAGGCCACGACGCGCCCAAGGACCGTTTCTCGCGGTTCCTGGACAAGCTTTTCGGTGGCTGGCTGTTCCGACCGTTCAACCGCTTCTTCGAGCGTGCCAGCCACGGTTACGTGGGCACCGTCGCCCGTGTGATCCGCAGCAGTGGCATCGCCCTTCTGCTCTACGCCGGCCTGATGGTGCTGACCTTCTTCGGCTTCTCCAACACGCCGACCGGCTTCGTGCCCGGCCAGGACAAGCAATACCTGGTGGCCTTTGCCCAATTGCCTGACGCCGCGAGCCTGGACCGTACCGAAGACGTGATCAAGCGCATGTCCGACCTGGCCCTCAAGCAACCGGGCGTGGAAAGCGCGGTGGCCTTCCCTGGCCTGTCGATCAACGGCTTCACCAACAGTCCGAACGCCGGCATCGTGTTCGTGACCCTCAAGCCCTTCGACGAGCGCAAGGACCCGAGCCAATCGGCCGGTGCCATTGCCGGGGCCTTGAACGGCCAGTTCGCCGGGATCCAGGAAGCCTACATGGCGATCTTCCCGCCGCCACCGGTACAAGGCCTGGGGACGATCGGTGGTTTCCGCCTGCAAATCGAAGACCGGGGCAACCTGGGCTACGACGAGCTTTATAAAGAAACCATGAACATCATCACCAAGAGCCGCAGCGTGCCGGAACTGGCCGGTCTGTTCACCAGCTACACGGTGAACGTGCCCCAGGTCGATGCCGCCATCGACCGTGAAAAGGCCAAGACCCACGGCGTGGCCGTCAGCGACATCTTCGACACCCTGCAGATCTACCTGGGTTCGCTGTATGCCAACGACTTCAACCGCTTCGGCCGCACCTACCAGGTCAACGTCCAGGCCGAGCAGCAGTTCCGCCTCGAAGCCGACCAGATCGGCCAGCTCAAGGTGCGCAACAACCGTGGCGAGATGATCCCGCTGGCGACCTTCATCAAGGTCAGCGACACCTCGGGCCCTGACCGCGTGATGCACTACAACGGCTTCATCACCGCTGAAATCAACGGTGCCGCCGCCCCGGGCTACAGCTCCGGCCAGGCCGAGAAAGCCATCGAGAAGCTGCTCAAGGACGAACTGCCCAACGGCATGACCTACGAGTGGACCGACCTGACGTACCAGCAGATCCTCTCGGGCAACACCGCGCTGTTCGTGTTCCCGCTCTGCGTACTGCTGGCGTTCCTGGTGCTCGCGGCGCAGTACGAAAGCTGGAGCCTGCCGCTGGCGGTGATCCTGATCGTACCGATGACCCTGCTGTCGGCCATCACCGGGGTGATCGTCTCCGGCGGCGACAATAACATCTTTACCCAGATCGGCTTGATCGTACTGGTGGGGCTTGCCTGCAAGAACGCGATCCTGATCGTCGAGTTCGCCAAGGATAAACAGCTCGAAGGCATGAACCCGCTGGCAGCGGTCCTGGAAGCGTGCCGCCTGCGTCTGCGGCCGATCCTGATGACCTCCTTCGCCT
- a CDS encoding peptidase C39, with product MIESEAGESTPENAPLFDTGLASLVMLARFHQVAASAEQLAHEFGSVDRPFCQADMLLAARKLGLKAKAASTTIDRLHRTPLPAIATDVNGAFFIIARLDQGKVLIHNPAVQRPEVITFEALESRWTGQVLLIRSEANTSGESSRFDFTWFIPAIVKYRKLLGEIMLVSFVLQIFSLVTPLFFQVVMDKVLVHHGLTTLDVIAVGLAVVMLFESGLTGLRSYVFAHTASRIDVELGSKLFRHLITLPLAYFQARRVGDSVARVRELENIRSFLTGNAITLVLDVLFSVVFLAVMFYYSGWLTLIVLASLPLYILVSVLITPVLRSRLNDSFARGAENQAFLVETVNGIDTLKSMAVEPQAIRKWDNQLAGYVAAGFKTQTLSTIANESVSLIGKLVTVATLWVGARLVIDGQLSVGQLIAFNMLAGRVAQPIMRLAQLWTNFQQTGVSVQRLGDILNTRTEMAQATRSSLPPIRGHVEFDQVHFRYRPDGAEILRGVSLRIEAGQVIGVVGRSGSGKSTLTRLLQRLHVPERGRVLVDGMDLALADVSSLRRQIGVVLQDNMLFARSIRENIALADPGVPLEKVIQVAKLAGAHEFILELPEGYDTVVGEHGASLSGGQRQRVAIARALMGNPRILIFDEATSALDYESERVVQQNMKDICKGRTVIIIAHRLSAVRDANRIVVVDRGQIVEQGSHAELLNHQAGHYSRLYRLQQGASNV from the coding sequence ATGATCGAAAGCGAAGCGGGCGAATCGACGCCTGAAAATGCGCCCCTATTTGACACCGGATTAGCTTCTCTTGTGATGCTCGCTCGGTTTCATCAAGTTGCGGCTTCCGCTGAGCAACTCGCTCATGAGTTCGGCAGTGTCGACCGCCCCTTTTGTCAGGCGGACATGCTGTTAGCGGCACGTAAGCTTGGTCTCAAAGCTAAGGCCGCGAGCACGACCATCGACCGACTTCATCGCACACCGTTGCCAGCCATCGCTACGGATGTGAATGGCGCATTCTTCATCATCGCGCGCCTGGACCAAGGCAAGGTGCTGATCCACAACCCAGCCGTGCAGCGGCCCGAAGTGATTACTTTTGAGGCGCTTGAGTCTCGCTGGACGGGCCAGGTGCTACTGATTCGCTCGGAGGCAAATACGTCTGGTGAATCATCTCGATTCGACTTCACCTGGTTTATTCCCGCCATCGTCAAATACAGAAAGCTGCTGGGCGAAATCATGCTGGTTTCGTTCGTGTTGCAGATATTCTCGCTGGTGACCCCGCTCTTCTTTCAAGTGGTGATGGACAAGGTGTTGGTGCACCACGGTCTGACTACCCTTGACGTCATTGCGGTGGGGTTGGCCGTGGTGATGCTGTTCGAATCGGGTCTGACGGGACTGCGCAGCTATGTATTTGCCCATACGGCCAGTCGCATTGATGTGGAGTTGGGCTCCAAGCTGTTCCGGCACTTGATCACGTTGCCGCTGGCCTATTTCCAGGCCCGGCGTGTTGGTGACTCCGTAGCGCGGGTCAGGGAGTTGGAAAACATCCGCAGCTTCCTCACCGGTAACGCGATCACCTTGGTCCTCGACGTACTGTTCTCGGTCGTGTTCCTGGCGGTGATGTTCTACTACAGCGGTTGGTTGACCCTCATCGTCCTGGCGTCGTTGCCGCTTTATATTCTGGTGTCGGTGCTGATTACACCCGTACTGCGCTCACGGTTGAACGACAGCTTCGCCAGAGGCGCTGAGAACCAGGCGTTTCTGGTCGAGACCGTTAATGGTATCGACACCCTCAAATCGATGGCCGTCGAGCCCCAGGCCATCCGTAAATGGGACAACCAACTGGCCGGTTACGTGGCGGCCGGTTTCAAAACCCAGACGCTGTCTACCATCGCTAACGAAAGCGTGTCACTGATTGGCAAATTGGTCACGGTGGCGACCCTATGGGTGGGGGCTCGTTTGGTCATCGATGGGCAGTTGTCTGTAGGTCAACTGATTGCCTTTAACATGCTGGCCGGTCGTGTAGCGCAACCGATCATGCGCCTTGCGCAGCTATGGACCAACTTCCAACAGACCGGCGTCTCCGTGCAGCGCCTGGGTGACATCCTCAATACGCGCACCGAGATGGCTCAGGCGACGCGCAGTTCGCTGCCGCCGATTCGCGGACATGTCGAGTTCGATCAGGTGCACTTCCGCTATCGCCCTGATGGGGCGGAGATCCTGCGGGGGGTAAGCCTTCGCATTGAAGCGGGACAGGTAATCGGCGTTGTCGGACGCTCAGGCTCTGGCAAGAGCACTTTGACCCGCTTGCTTCAGAGGTTGCACGTCCCGGAGCGAGGGCGGGTATTGGTGGACGGAATGGATCTTGCGCTGGCAGACGTCTCTTCGTTGCGCCGACAGATTGGTGTAGTGCTGCAGGACAACATGCTGTTCGCTCGCAGCATCCGCGAAAACATCGCGCTTGCCGATCCCGGCGTACCGCTGGAGAAGGTTATTCAGGTAGCCAAGCTCGCAGGCGCCCACGAGTTCATTCTGGAGCTTCCAGAAGGCTATGACACCGTAGTGGGTGAGCATGGTGCCTCGCTGTCCGGTGGTCAGCGGCAGCGGGTCGCTATTGCTCGCGCACTGATGGGTAACCCCAGGATCCTGATCTTTGATGAAGCTACCAGCGCACTCGACTATGAGTCGGAGCGCGTTGTGCAGCAGAACATGAAGGACATCTGCAAGGGGCGCACGGTCATCATCATTGCCCACCGGCTCTCAGCCGTGCGCGATGCCAATCGTATTGTGGTGGTAGACCGCGGCCAGATTGTGGAGCAGGGCAGTCATGCCGAACTCTTGAACCATCAGGCTGGGCATTACTCACGTTTGTATCGTTTGCAGCAAGGAGCCAGCAATGTCTAA
- a CDS encoding hemolysin secretion protein D: MSNAETTGLLRRYRHVLRESWRARRSMDAPKRLAHEIQFLPASLELQERPTHPAPRVFMWAIMSFAALALAWACIGKIDVVATATGKIIPSGKSKVIQSSETAVVKAIHVHDGQTVKAGELLLELDSTAAEADVGRVQSDLLAARIDSARASAMLDAIDQQRAPKTLNGAIPGADPEHVLAAERWLQGQYQEYRSGLETAEAEIAQRQADIQSARGQVASLQKTLPIVAKLADDYRHLLEKQYIARHAYLEKEQARLDIERQLSVQQASLLQSSAARQEAERRRAGVVAQTRRSMLDLLQQADQKVASLKQDFAKAEYQDGLTTLEAPVDGTVQQVNVHTVGGVVTPALPLLTIVPTGQPVEVEAVFENKDVGFVHPGQAVTVKVETFTFTKYGAVGGEVISISDDAVEDEKRGLIYSGKIRLESDHLTVKGQNIRLLPGMAVTAEVKTDQRRIIEYFLSPLQIAVNESLRER, from the coding sequence ATGTCTAACGCTGAAACGACAGGCTTACTGCGACGGTACCGGCACGTCTTGCGCGAATCCTGGAGAGCCCGCCGAAGCATGGATGCGCCGAAGCGCCTGGCGCATGAAATACAGTTTTTGCCAGCTTCTCTTGAACTACAGGAGCGTCCGACACATCCGGCACCTCGGGTGTTCATGTGGGCGATCATGAGTTTCGCGGCATTAGCCTTGGCCTGGGCGTGTATTGGCAAGATCGATGTCGTGGCGACCGCCACCGGCAAGATCATCCCCAGTGGCAAGAGCAAGGTTATTCAATCCAGTGAAACGGCAGTGGTCAAAGCCATTCATGTCCACGATGGTCAGACTGTAAAAGCCGGTGAGTTGTTGTTGGAGCTGGACTCTACTGCCGCAGAGGCTGACGTGGGCCGCGTGCAAAGCGACCTGTTAGCCGCTCGAATCGACAGCGCTCGGGCAAGTGCCATGCTTGATGCCATTGATCAACAGCGAGCGCCCAAAACTCTGAATGGCGCGATTCCGGGCGCCGATCCCGAGCATGTGTTGGCTGCGGAGCGTTGGCTGCAAGGCCAGTACCAAGAGTACCGCAGCGGCTTGGAGACCGCTGAGGCCGAGATCGCTCAGCGCCAAGCCGACATACAGTCGGCCCGGGGCCAGGTCGCCAGTTTGCAGAAGACCCTACCTATCGTCGCGAAGCTCGCGGATGACTACCGGCATCTTTTGGAGAAGCAGTACATCGCTCGCCATGCCTACCTGGAAAAAGAACAGGCTCGGTTGGACATTGAACGGCAGTTGAGCGTGCAACAAGCCAGTTTGTTGCAGTCCTCAGCGGCGCGGCAGGAGGCTGAACGCAGAAGAGCTGGCGTGGTGGCCCAAACCCGACGGTCTATGCTGGATTTGTTACAGCAGGCAGATCAGAAGGTGGCGTCCTTGAAGCAGGATTTTGCCAAAGCTGAATATCAGGATGGGTTGACGACACTGGAGGCACCAGTGGATGGGACGGTGCAGCAGGTGAATGTACATACGGTGGGAGGGGTGGTGACGCCGGCACTGCCGCTGTTGACGATCGTACCCACCGGGCAGCCGGTTGAGGTTGAAGCTGTGTTTGAAAATAAAGATGTTGGGTTTGTGCATCCGGGGCAGGCCGTCACTGTAAAAGTCGAAACATTTACATTTACCAAATACGGAGCGGTTGGCGGTGAAGTTATAAGTATTTCTGATGACGCCGTTGAGGACGAGAAACGTGGTTTGATTTACAGCGGTAAGATACGGCTTGAGTCGGATCATTTAACGGTGAAAGGACAAAATATAAGGTTGTTGCCTGGCATGGCGGTCACCGCGGAAGTCAAAACGGATCAGCGTAGGATAATCGAGTACTTTCTAAGTCCGTTGCAAATTGCAGTTAATGAAAGTTTGCGAGAGCGATAG
- a CDS encoding channel protein TolC, whose amino-acid sequence MNLIDSVCRCVLIAGCASSPLAFSFDRSSSDHADLIGVYQSAFKNDAQLAAARHAYLAQREAVPQARSGLLPNLTAGATSETVRLERDEPSLSRERSGTTFRANLSQPLFRVDRWFQLKAAESSVAQAELELSVKVQSLALTAAEAYFETLRQLDALAAVQAEEAALLHQRDQAQGRLEDGASSITDVYDAQAAYDNVQANRQVVQRKVDDAYEALGRLTNRSYSTISGIGHQLPVESPIPNEAQSWVDTAVRQNLQLQASEQAEQAAAQTLKQHKAGHLPTIDAVASYRKGDNDSFGYSNPTDFGRNGYRDDVSQSSIGIELNIPIYSGGMTRSKVKESAERLLESQDQKEDRRREIVLNTRNAFRSVNTDIAQIASRRQGIVSARKSVEANQVGVDIGSRNIADVLTAQRQLYAVVRDYNNARYDYIIDNLKLKQAAGTLSVDDLKSLSVYLKQDYVPERDFLPPGV is encoded by the coding sequence ATGAATCTCATTGACTCGGTTTGCCGATGTGTACTTATTGCGGGCTGCGCATCGAGCCCTTTAGCTTTTTCTTTTGATCGTTCGTCTTCAGATCACGCCGATCTTATTGGTGTGTACCAGTCTGCATTTAAAAACGATGCACAACTGGCTGCGGCTCGCCACGCCTATCTGGCTCAGCGCGAAGCGGTACCCCAAGCTCGCTCCGGTCTGCTGCCCAATTTGACGGCTGGTGCAACCTCAGAAACAGTTCGTTTGGAGCGCGACGAACCCTCGCTCAGTCGAGAGCGCAGCGGGACCACGTTTCGAGCCAATCTCAGTCAGCCCCTTTTTCGCGTCGACCGATGGTTTCAATTGAAGGCGGCAGAGTCGAGTGTCGCTCAAGCGGAGTTGGAGCTTTCGGTTAAGGTGCAATCGTTGGCGTTGACTGCCGCTGAGGCATACTTTGAGACGTTGCGTCAGCTTGATGCTCTGGCAGCGGTCCAGGCTGAAGAAGCCGCTTTGCTCCATCAGCGCGATCAGGCGCAAGGCAGGTTGGAAGACGGAGCATCGAGCATCACTGACGTGTACGACGCTCAAGCGGCCTATGACAACGTGCAAGCGAATCGGCAAGTGGTGCAGCGAAAGGTTGACGATGCGTATGAAGCATTGGGTCGTTTGACCAACCGATCCTACAGCACCATTTCTGGAATCGGACATCAGCTCCCCGTCGAATCCCCGATCCCTAACGAGGCACAGTCCTGGGTCGACACAGCGGTTCGTCAGAACCTGCAGCTCCAAGCCAGTGAGCAAGCCGAGCAAGCTGCTGCCCAAACCCTCAAGCAGCATAAGGCTGGCCATTTACCCACGATCGATGCGGTAGCCTCTTACCGTAAGGGTGACAACGATAGTTTCGGTTACAGCAACCCTACCGACTTTGGCCGCAACGGCTATCGTGACGATGTTTCGCAGAGCAGCATCGGCATTGAGCTGAATATTCCAATCTATTCAGGCGGAATGACCCGCTCCAAAGTTAAAGAGTCAGCCGAGCGGCTTTTGGAAAGTCAGGACCAAAAGGAAGATCGACGTCGTGAGATTGTGCTGAACACTCGAAATGCGTTCAGAAGTGTCAATACTGATATCGCGCAAATTGCTTCCCGCCGCCAAGGCATTGTCTCTGCCAGAAAATCCGTCGAGGCCAATCAGGTCGGAGTTGATATCGGCTCGCGAAATATCGCGGATGTACTGACTGCGCAAAGGCAACTGTATGCAGTGGTTCGCGACTATAACAACGCACGCTATGACTACATTATCGACAACCTGAAGCTGAAGCAGGCCGCAGGGACTTTAAGTGTTGATGACCTCAAATCCTTATCTGTCTATTTGAAGCAGGATTACGTGCCGGAGCGAGATTTCCTTCCTCCGGGAGTTTGA
- a CDS encoding RND transporter MFP subunit produces the protein MEHSLSKLRFPLALLAVLVMSACGKTPDTAASMPPAKVSVAKVLEQPVNEWDEFTGRLEAPETVEIRPRVSGQIDDVAFTEGALVKKGDLLFQIDPRPFQAEVRRLEAQLAQARATATRSENEAQRGDRLRQSNAISAELADSRTTAAQEARAVVAAIQAQLDLAKLNLSFTRVTSPISGRVSRAQITAGNLVTADVTPLTSVVSTDKVYAYFDADERVFLKYTQLARQGQRGQATPVYMGLSNEDGNPHLGQMNFVDNQVNPQTGTIRGRAVFDNKDGEYTPGLYARLKLVGSGTYSAVLINDEAVGTDLGKKFVLVMDADNKPAYRAVELGPKIEGLRIVRNGLSKNDTIIVKGLQRARPGSPVTPETVPMASDDTLAALAQQRKALEASNLPQVAPSKAASGAAGKLAATTPRG, from the coding sequence ATGGAACATTCACTTTCAAAACTGCGTTTTCCCCTCGCCCTGCTGGCGGTGCTGGTGATGAGCGCCTGCGGCAAGACCCCGGACACGGCGGCCTCCATGCCACCGGCCAAAGTCAGCGTCGCCAAGGTCCTGGAACAACCCGTCAACGAATGGGATGAATTCACCGGGCGCCTCGAAGCACCGGAAACCGTCGAGATCCGTCCACGGGTCTCGGGGCAGATCGACGACGTAGCCTTCACCGAAGGTGCGCTGGTCAAGAAGGGCGACCTGCTGTTCCAGATCGACCCACGCCCGTTCCAGGCTGAGGTCCGTCGGCTCGAAGCCCAACTGGCCCAGGCCCGCGCCACGGCGACCCGTAGCGAGAACGAAGCCCAGCGCGGCGACCGCCTGCGCCAGAGCAACGCCATCTCCGCCGAACTGGCAGACTCGCGAACCACCGCCGCCCAGGAAGCCCGTGCCGTCGTCGCGGCCATCCAGGCACAACTGGACCTGGCCAAGCTGAACTTGAGCTTCACCCGCGTCACCTCGCCCATCAGCGGACGCGTCAGCCGCGCGCAGATCACCGCCGGCAACCTGGTGACCGCCGACGTCACGCCGCTCACCAGCGTGGTGTCCACCGACAAGGTCTACGCTTACTTCGACGCGGACGAGCGGGTCTTCCTCAAGTACACCCAGCTCGCCCGCCAGGGCCAGCGCGGCCAGGCTACGCCGGTCTACATGGGCCTGTCCAACGAGGACGGCAACCCGCACCTGGGCCAGATGAACTTCGTCGACAACCAGGTCAACCCGCAGACCGGCACCATCCGCGGTCGCGCCGTGTTCGACAACAAGGACGGCGAGTACACCCCAGGGCTGTATGCCCGCCTGAAACTGGTGGGCAGCGGCACCTACTCCGCCGTGCTGATCAACGACGAAGCCGTCGGCACCGACCTGGGCAAGAAATTCGTGCTGGTGATGGACGCCGACAACAAGCCGGCCTACCGCGCCGTCGAGCTGGGGCCGAAGATCGAAGGCCTGCGCATCGTGCGCAACGGCCTGAGCAAGAACGACACCATCATCGTCAAGGGGCTGCAACGGGCACGTCCGGGTTCACCGGTTACGCCTGAAACAGTACCGATGGCCAGCGACGACACCCTCGCGGCCCTGGCACAACAACGTAAAGCGCTCGAAGCCAGCAACCTGCCTCAAGTCGCGCCTTCCAAGGCAGCGTCCGGAGCGGCGGGCAAACTGGCCGCGACGACCCCACGCGGTTAA
- a CDS encoding amino acid ABC transporter substrate-binding protein, producing the protein MSPTQRVLNAPSKALYRVCLLLALLAARAASAEPPVIELHILDAPPLTFVDDPRGYGIVGDVAVAAMAKAGYPVKIHVLPWARAQKHVSEEHDHLITPLSRIPGRENRFTWIASIMPMERAFFSLEQRVDSFAQARDTFHKIGVGLGSAQEEILRTEGFRDDQIYPLAIGENPAQLLLMGRIDAWFNGVPESRYIWPKVSKRKLLMSPVGSNADLYLACSKQCSPKMVDDLRKAVDALRAEGAIKRIHDVYLPR; encoded by the coding sequence ATGAGTCCGACCCAACGCGTTTTGAATGCCCCCAGCAAAGCGCTGTACCGAGTTTGCCTATTGCTGGCGCTGCTGGCTGCCCGCGCGGCGAGCGCTGAGCCTCCCGTCATTGAACTGCACATCCTCGATGCACCGCCGCTGACGTTCGTCGACGATCCCAGGGGCTACGGAATCGTCGGCGATGTCGCCGTGGCGGCCATGGCCAAGGCCGGCTATCCGGTGAAAATCCACGTGCTGCCCTGGGCCAGGGCGCAGAAACACGTGAGCGAGGAACACGATCACCTGATCACCCCGCTGTCGCGCATACCGGGCCGCGAGAACCGCTTCACCTGGATCGCGTCGATCATGCCCATGGAGCGGGCATTCTTCAGCCTGGAACAGCGGGTCGACAGCTTCGCCCAGGCGCGGGACACCTTCCACAAGATCGGCGTCGGCCTGGGCAGTGCGCAAGAAGAGATCCTGCGCACCGAGGGCTTTCGCGATGACCAGATCTACCCCTTGGCCATTGGCGAGAACCCGGCTCAACTCCTGCTGATGGGGCGCATCGATGCCTGGTTCAACGGCGTGCCCGAGAGCCGCTACATCTGGCCCAAGGTGTCCAAGCGCAAATTGCTCATGAGCCCGGTGGGCAGCAATGCCGATCTCTACCTGGCCTGCTCGAAGCAATGTTCCCCGAAGATGGTCGACGACCTGCGCAAAGCCGTGGACGCCCTTCGCGCGGAGGGCGCGATCAAGCGAATCCATGACGTCTACCTGCCGAGGTAG